The Anopheles moucheti chromosome 3, idAnoMoucSN_F20_07, whole genome shotgun sequence genome contains the following window.
TTGGGTGTCTGggttaacacaaaaaaaagctgaacCCACGGCACCTCGCCACCCAAACACGAAATAGGTCACTAGTGGGACTCTAACGCAATGACGTACAGGTCCAGTGACTCGCGTACATCCAGCCGGCAACACTCCCTAATTACTCATCGTTTAACTAGCGAAATTAAAGCAAGAGTAAGCTGTAAATTTCTGCTGCCCTCCTTAAAGGCAGCACGCCACAAAAAAtggtaataataaaataattatgctACAGCAAAAGACATGTAAAATTGCACTAAACGACACTTCCACGAACAGCACCGTTTGTGTTGCACCACACGACGTGCGCTTAATGTGGGCTACCAGGTTGCGCCCAAATTATGCTTTTGCTCTGCACTTGTTTGGTGGTTTACAGTTGAAGCGGCATATCCAATGTTTTTGGTCATTTTTTACGCTCATTTCGTGCTGGTTTACGTTGAACCATATCTTTCGTAAGCATCATCCGACCCGCATATAGCCTCAATCAAACGGTACCGACATGTTTGGCGCGATGCAGTTCGTCTGTCttctcgttgttgtttttttttcgggggagttttttttatgctggATAGCTAATTTGGAGCCACACCAGCCACATTCACAGCCCCAATAGAGGGATGGATTTTCACGTGTGTCTTCAGCAAGCTGTGTCCAATGTCTGGCTACTTTAGTCCCGGTCCCCggtaaatgaatttaaatcgaatgtttttgtttttccttcttcgtaTGTATCGCTTTTTGCTTGATTGAAAAAAGCTGTCTCGCAGAAACAACGCGCTCGTATGCTGCAATACGGTGCACCGGGATCGGGGTAAAATTAAGTTTCTGCTTTGATGAAGAGAAAGACGTACACGTGCTCCGTCTCACACGGAGACGCACAAACATTTCCCTCCACTCGGGTAGCTTAGCAACCAGCCAGCACTGACTCTAAATTCCGGCAGCAGTAGGCGAGATGCGTTCATTCCTTGGCGAGACGTACACGCGAACAGATCACGCGGATCAGCAGCACCGTGGTGATTGTGCAGTGAGTGTTGGAGCCTGTTCAAGCAACGAAGCTCAAAGTAATCGGAACCagaaagcaagaaacttgTGATAAAGCAAAATCCCCAAAGTGAAGTGGTTGTGCATTGTGTGTTATCCCTCGTTCGGTCGAagtcaaagttcgtttttgggcAGATCTTTCTGCGTCGTACTGAGATCTCAACAGACCGAGACCGAATAATAACAGTCTCGAACCGAAGTGTGCAAACAGTCAATTTACGGCAGTGACGAACATCAGACCCAAAGTGCCCTGAAGCCGTTTGGCAGATTCGTCCAGAACCGGATACAATGGCCGTCATTGGGTATGTCATCTTACGCGGTACTCATGGCTAGGTTTTGGGGATGCCAGcgtattatttaattttgaagtgaatttatttttgttaaaggAAGGAAGCACATGCACTCGTCATTGTACATACAGGGAGGGAATTTCAAGTtgtgatgaaataaaaatgttacaaacatGCACGATCGGTGGTCTCACGGTTTCGTGCTTGGTTTTATTATCCCCAAAAAACGAGAGATTGAATTTCTTCTGAATGGATTATTCTTCTCCATAATTCAGACTAATTATCTGGCTTTGTACAATAAATATAAAGTACAATAAATATGTCTAGTGGGTCATGCAATGGAGTAAGCCTCGTTTTAGTAGACAGTTGCCGGATAATCGGATAACACGGATAATAGGCACATATCCTTATTATGACAAAATTAGTAATGTGTCATAAGTAACGTAGATCATTTCTTTATggagtaaaatttatttttccggtgtgttttattgttgctttAAGAAGTTGAACTTTAAGAAGATCtagttgttttctttaagtatttcattttttccgtCAATGGTGTGGCCcggaatatgtcaaatttcctttaGAACTGTCATTCCCGAATCAGACACCCGGATAATCGGGGCTCCACTGTAACAGGTGTCCTTTCTCTATCACTAAAAATGGATATTTTGCGTTGTATGTCCCAAAACACTGACGGTAGTCTCAGAActacaaaaaaatcccaaattGACAGCTCTAAAGCTAGTGAATTAATTTTAGACATTTGGGACAATTTTGGGAGACAACATTGAAGAGAGTCTACTAATTAATACTATTAAATTGAATGGGAATGTTTTCCCATAATCCTATAAATGTTGCATTGATTGTATGTAATAACTCCGTCATGTTGATCACTGATGATCACAATCAGCATACGAACCCATGCCGCCGGAGCAACCGgatcaatgcacacaaaacCTCATGCCCAATTATTGCATAATGCCgtgtaaaaaaatgaaacccacCCATCGAAATTTGACTGCCGGTTGGCGGCTCGATTGCACGCAACTAACACACGCCAAGGCCTTAAACGTGAAGCGATCATACGGGCCGCATGTTTGATTTGATAAGACATTTGaaaccaaagcaaacaaaacagaagaaacaacATCCATGACGTCGGCTGTGGGATCACTCAACATATCTTCCCTACCCGTACTGCTCAATTATAGCATCACCCTTTCCATCCCAGCATGCAACCAAACCCTGCAAACGATCGGTAACGGAACACAGTATGCTTCGCCAACGCACGTCACCTTTCTTTCGCTCCCATACACGTTGGGCTAGTGTTCGCCAGCACAGTGATGCTTTAAATTTCCtcctttttccgtttcatAACGTCGTAAccaaaaatcgaatcgaaaagCCAACTCACCCCTCCGGGCATATACGTGATGCATCCGAACAGCGCGTTCGATGCTCCCAACGtaatgatcgttttttttctttgagtTGTTATTTGGTCTGTAGCTCTGTTTTCGGTTGAGGTTTAGTAAATAATAGGCTTCCGATAAGCGCGCCCAGTGAAAAAGCACACCAGAGCGGATACCTTAATCCAGGCGGATATTAAAACACCTCGGCCGGTGCTTTCTTAATTACATTATAAATCTGATTTAAATCAACTTGCCATACTGATAAGCGATCGGATGCACTCAAACATCGGCGCTGCATTTGGTTGCTTTCTTCGTGTTGTCTTGTGTAAGCGTAACAACGGAGCCACTCGTACACCTTCCGCTAGGTGTCTAGATCCATCAATTTTGTTCATACGCCTTCATCGACTGGTTATTGTGCAATCTGGTTTACCCTGGGCCGGCTTTGTTCGGTCATCGATCATTAGAAGGGCCGTTTTGAGAGGCCAACGCCGTCTGTTTGACCTTGGGGCCATTTTTTGGATACGTGACGGAGGTGGATGTACTGTTGAAGGAGTAGCGGCGTTTGACACCGTGGTAAATCGTTTCTAATTTACCTTATTTTTCGAAAAACGTTACTCAACTCTACTTAAATCTGTGACTAATTCTATCCAATCGAACCGCTCGCTTCTTTGCACTGGCGCTCGACGTGATGAAAGCTAATCATGTTCGAGTTCATCGTTCGAAAAGACTTGTTACAGGTGGAAATTTTGGTTGCCTGATGGACCGTCTGTGCGGGGGTATTTAAATTGCACGATATTCACCTCGTTCATCTCGCCAGATTAGGGTCACCGCGATATTCATGGCCTCGCGTCAGCTCCATACTTTCTCTTTAAACGCTTCACATGCTGCCATTTTAATCGCGTGTCAATCTGCCACAATTAACAGCGTTGATTTGCGTTATGCGTGTGTATGATACAAGAGAAAATGGAGATTCCTCTGccaatgcaaaacaatgcaacacGTGAAGGACTTTCTTCACATTGTGACAACGCATTATGGCGGTTAAATGCCTCGCGACTCCAGCAATTAGACACCCAATTAGAGCCTAACGTATCTTCCCccgtgtttgtgcttttgccatttgtctacttaattattttcttccatttctccCAAGCGTACCACGGTGGACGAGGATCGGTGTGTGTCTGCTGGGACTACTCGTTTGCCAGCTGGCGTGCGTGGAAGCTCAAGTTCCTGGGTTTGGCAAATGTCCCAAGGTACCTGTGGAGGAGAATTTCGACACTTACGCCTATCTTGGCCGCTGGTACGAGCAGGAAAAGTATCCGTTTTTCTTCGAGCTGGGTGGAAAATGCATAACGGCTGATTATTCGCTCAATCCGGACGGTACAATTGGGGTGCTGAATACTCAGAAAAATTCACTGTAAGTATGAGTTGTATAAGAGGAAAATGTTCAAAACCAATgatgcatttctttttttttcagaacGGGAAATGATAACAGCATTAGTGGATCGGCAAGAATTGTGCAATCTGCCAAGCTGGCGGTGAAATTCCCGAGCGCACCTTGTAAGTAGTGAACCCTCGGTAAGGATACTTTGGtttttaatgaataaattactCACTCTTCGCACAGTTAACGTCGAAGCGCCATACTGGGTTGTGGGAACCGATTACAAAACATACGCTGTCGTGTATGCCTGTTCCGATCTTCGTGGCTTCATTAATGCAAGTGAGTATCCTCAATACCGAGCGTCCACTTTCATTTGACAGCATgcgatttttcttccatt
Protein-coding sequences here:
- the LOC128302658 gene encoding apolipoprotein D-like — its product is MAVIGVPRWTRIGVCLLGLLVCQLACVEAQVPGFGKCPKVPVEENFDTYAYLGRWYEQEKYPFFFELGGKCITADYSLNPDGTIGVLNTQKNSLTGNDNSISGSARIVQSAKLAVKFPSAPFNVEAPYWVVGTDYKTYAVVYACSDLRGFINAKVAWILTRKRHPDIETMKKAYTVLDSAKISRAYLTRTDQKNCGEELVKVSKGIYKTTVVKG